A region from the Saccharomonospora azurea NA-128 genome encodes:
- a CDS encoding pseudouridine-5'-phosphate glycosidase encodes MRCGTRDARGCVPVTNTLHTSLSLSSEVADAVATRTPVVALESTLLSHGLPPGRNLDVARRLENTVRETGAVPATIAVLDGVARVGLTDAELERVCAPDADLDKLSLRDLGPAVALRTSGATTVAGTAALAHAAGISVFATGGLGGVHHPLPGSDLTWDVSADLGTLARTGVLVVCSGMKSILDIAATLEVLETNSVPVLGYRTDDFPAFYLRSSGLSVPRRVDDPAQAAAVFAAHRAFSDSGVLLANPVPAEHELDRALHDRLLAEGLELVRERGVSGSDVTPVLLEHFHTASGGASLDANEALVVANARLASNVAVELAR; translated from the coding sequence ATGCGTTGCGGTACACGGGATGCACGAGGATGCGTACCCGTGACCAACACGCTCCACACCTCCCTGTCGCTGTCCTCCGAGGTCGCCGACGCCGTGGCCACCCGCACCCCGGTCGTCGCGCTCGAGAGCACCCTGCTGTCCCACGGCCTGCCTCCGGGCCGCAACCTCGACGTGGCCCGGCGCCTCGAGAACACCGTGCGCGAGACGGGTGCCGTGCCCGCCACGATCGCCGTGCTCGACGGCGTCGCCCGGGTGGGGCTGACCGACGCCGAGCTGGAACGGGTGTGCGCGCCCGACGCGGACCTCGACAAGCTGTCGCTGCGGGATCTGGGGCCCGCGGTGGCCCTGCGGACCTCCGGCGCCACCACCGTGGCCGGCACGGCCGCGCTCGCCCACGCCGCCGGGATCTCGGTGTTCGCGACCGGTGGGCTCGGCGGTGTGCACCACCCGCTGCCGGGCTCGGACCTCACCTGGGACGTCTCCGCCGATCTCGGGACACTCGCGCGCACCGGGGTTCTGGTGGTGTGCTCGGGTATGAAGTCGATCCTCGACATCGCCGCCACACTCGAAGTGCTGGAGACGAACTCGGTGCCCGTCCTCGGCTACCGGACCGACGACTTCCCGGCGTTCTACCTCCGCTCGTCGGGCCTGTCCGTGCCGCGCCGGGTCGACGACCCCGCACAGGCCGCCGCCGTGTTCGCCGCGCACCGGGCGTTCTCCGACTCGGGCGTGCTGCTGGCCAACCCCGTCCCGGCCGAGCACGAACTCGACCGCGCGCTGCACGACCGCCTGCTCGCCGAGGGGTTAGAGCTGGTGCGGGAGCGCGGCGTGAGCGGCTCCGACGTCACTCCCGTGTTGCTGGAGCACTTCCACACGGCCAGCGGTGGAGCGAGCCTCGACGCCAACGAGGCGCTCGTGGTGGCCAACGCCCGGCTCGCCTCGAACGTCGCCGTGGAGCTGGCCCGATGA
- a CDS encoding carbohydrate kinase family protein, whose protein sequence is MKVVVVGDVGLDIVARHSEPIVYGGDARAAVTVTGGGAGANTALWLRELGVETTLVARVGDDAGGRLVRHELQAADVHCEFAVDTDTATCCVVVLVDGDGQRTMLPDRGANKRFRPEDVTAAALAGARHLHLSGYVLLDPSSRPGGLEALALARRLGLTTSVDPQAAALLTDPAAFLDDVRGVDLLLPNADELRALTGSQEPEGARELLGTVGAVAVTFGLDGAAWVDDDGIVTAPAETVPCVDSTGAGDAFDAGVLAAWLRGDAPRAVLTAGASLGARAVSQVGAQP, encoded by the coding sequence ATGAAGGTCGTGGTCGTGGGAGACGTCGGTCTCGACATCGTGGCCCGGCACTCCGAGCCGATCGTCTACGGCGGTGACGCCCGCGCCGCGGTGACCGTCACCGGAGGTGGCGCGGGGGCCAACACGGCCCTGTGGTTGCGGGAACTCGGTGTCGAGACCACGCTCGTGGCCCGTGTCGGCGACGACGCGGGTGGTCGCCTGGTGCGGCACGAGCTGCAGGCCGCCGACGTCCACTGCGAGTTCGCCGTCGACACCGACACCGCGACCTGCTGTGTCGTCGTGCTCGTCGACGGGGACGGGCAGCGCACGATGCTGCCCGACCGCGGTGCCAACAAGCGGTTCCGGCCCGAGGACGTCACCGCGGCCGCCCTCGCCGGCGCCCGGCACCTGCACCTGTCCGGCTACGTCCTGCTGGACCCGTCGTCGCGGCCCGGCGGTCTCGAAGCCCTCGCGCTCGCCCGCCGACTCGGGCTGACGACGTCGGTGGACCCGCAGGCGGCCGCGTTGCTCACCGATCCCGCCGCGTTCCTCGACGACGTACGGGGCGTGGACCTGCTGCTCCCGAACGCCGACGAGTTGCGCGCGCTCACCGGGTCGCAGGAGCCCGAGGGCGCGCGGGAACTGCTCGGCACCGTCGGCGCGGTCGCGGTCACGTTCGGCCTGGACGGCGCGGCCTGGGTGGACGACGACGGCATCGTCACGGCCCCCGCCGAAACCGTGCCGTGTGTCGACAGCACCGGCGCGGGGGACGCGTTCGACGCAGGCGTTCTCGCGGCCTGGCTGCGCGGCGACGCTCCGCGCGCGGTCCTCACCGCGGGCGCGTCGCTCGGTGCCCGGGCAGTGAGCCAGGTGGGAGCCCAGCCCTAG
- a CDS encoding DUF3099 domain-containing protein, translated as MENGGEAVNEHDKHADPVLITEAALSFDDEMAQRKRKYVIMMSMRVPCLVLAGVFYHTWWLAMALVLLSVPLPWVAVLIANDRPPRKSERVSRFQRSARAIENSSHRVIDSSEKRPER; from the coding sequence ATGGAGAACGGAGGTGAGGCGGTGAACGAGCACGACAAGCACGCCGACCCGGTGCTGATCACCGAGGCCGCGCTCTCCTTCGACGATGAGATGGCTCAGCGCAAACGCAAGTACGTCATCATGATGAGCATGCGGGTGCCGTGCCTCGTTCTCGCCGGAGTCTTCTACCACACCTGGTGGCTCGCGATGGCACTCGTTCTGCTGTCGGTTCCGCTGCCGTGGGTGGCGGTGTTGATCGCCAACGACCGTCCGCCCCGGAAGTCCGAACGGGTCAGCAGGTTCCAGCGCAGTGCACGCGCGATCGAGAACAGCTCGCACCGCGTGATCGACTCGTCGGAGAAGCGACCAGAGCGTTAG
- a CDS encoding DUF7782 domain-containing protein has translation MNDALPEFSAETCARLRDAFRSARYDADGVVELLGPQAHAALGRGEPEPASRVSRDAGPLGVFVRLFLLGESVPADEVRSALGPLPLDDALATGIVRETGVELRAGFDIRPHGDEHGSWWVVSDLDPEQAGVPASPDHVLGVGHASLSLVRATSRRPAGSVLDLGTGNGVQALHASRYADRITATDASARALRLAAATFALNELDVELLQGEWFAPVARRRFDRIVCNPPFVVGPPRVDYVYRDSGLAGDDASALLVRQLPAFLTDGGSGHLLASWLHVRGEDWADRVHRWLPAHTDAWFVQRDVADPALYVGTWLRDAGIDPRSPEGRAKAGAWLDWFGENDVEGIGFGFVTLRRTDAAAPTVVCEDLRHAFDDPLGEEAAAWLDRVDWLRDHAHDLLDVAYRVPDTVALERIDAPGDEGWSTVVRRLHRSDGPGWQHELDELTAALLAGCRGALPMTDLLELLAAAHGEDSEMLRTAARPLVADLVRHGMLEVAE, from the coding sequence GTGAACGATGCTTTGCCCGAGTTCTCCGCCGAGACCTGCGCCCGCCTGCGCGACGCGTTCCGCAGTGCGCGTTACGACGCCGACGGCGTGGTCGAGCTCCTGGGGCCACAGGCCCATGCCGCGCTCGGACGCGGCGAACCCGAACCGGCCTCGCGCGTGAGCCGCGACGCGGGCCCGCTGGGCGTGTTCGTGCGGCTGTTCCTGCTGGGTGAGAGCGTGCCCGCCGACGAGGTTCGTTCGGCGTTGGGGCCGCTGCCGCTCGACGACGCACTCGCCACGGGCATCGTGCGCGAGACCGGCGTCGAACTCCGGGCCGGTTTCGACATCCGCCCGCACGGCGACGAGCACGGCAGTTGGTGGGTCGTCTCCGACCTCGATCCCGAGCAGGCCGGGGTCCCGGCCTCGCCCGATCACGTGCTCGGCGTCGGGCACGCGTCGCTGAGCCTCGTCCGGGCCACCAGCAGGCGGCCTGCCGGCAGCGTGCTGGACCTCGGCACCGGCAACGGCGTGCAGGCGTTGCACGCGAGTCGCTACGCGGACCGGATCACGGCCACCGACGCGTCCGCTCGCGCGTTGCGGCTCGCGGCGGCCACGTTCGCCCTCAACGAGCTCGACGTCGAACTGCTGCAGGGTGAGTGGTTCGCGCCCGTCGCCCGACGCCGTTTCGACCGGATCGTCTGCAATCCCCCCTTCGTCGTCGGGCCCCCGAGGGTCGACTACGTGTACCGGGACTCCGGCCTCGCCGGCGACGACGCCAGCGCGCTGCTCGTGCGGCAGCTCCCCGCGTTCCTCACCGACGGCGGCTCCGGGCACCTGCTGGCTTCCTGGCTGCACGTGCGGGGCGAGGACTGGGCGGACCGCGTTCACCGGTGGTTACCTGCCCACACCGACGCCTGGTTCGTGCAACGCGACGTCGCCGACCCCGCGCTCTACGTGGGCACGTGGCTGCGGGACGCCGGTATCGACCCGCGCTCGCCCGAGGGCCGCGCGAAGGCCGGGGCGTGGCTGGACTGGTTCGGCGAGAACGACGTGGAGGGCATCGGTTTCGGCTTCGTGACGCTGCGTCGTACGGATGCGGCGGCTCCCACGGTGGTGTGCGAGGACCTGCGACACGCCTTCGACGATCCGCTCGGGGAGGAGGCGGCGGCGTGGCTCGACCGCGTCGACTGGCTGCGTGACCACGCGCACGACCTGCTCGACGTCGCCTACCGCGTGCCCGACACCGTCGCACTCGAACGGATCGACGCGCCCGGCGACGAAGGCTGGTCCACGGTCGTGCGCCGGTTGCACCGTTCCGACGGGCCCGGCTGGCAGCACGAACTGGACGAGCTCACGGCCGCGTTGCTGGCGGGCTGCCGCGGTGCGCTGCCGATGACCGACCTGCTGGAGCTGCTGGCGGCCGCCCACGGCGAGGACTCGGAGATGTTGCGCACGGCCGCCCGACCGCTGGTCGCCGACCTCGTGCGCCACGGCATGTTGGAGGTGGCGGAATGA
- the dtd gene encoding D-aminoacyl-tRNA deacylase, whose amino-acid sequence MRAVVARVTEASVTVDGEVVGALDEPGLLVLLGVHVDDTSAQVDTMARKLHELRILRDEESCATTGAPLLVVSQFTLYGETRKGRRPTWTAAARPEHAEPLVDAVVQRLRERGARVETGRFGAMMSVHSVNDGPFTVLVEV is encoded by the coding sequence ATGAGGGCGGTCGTCGCGCGCGTCACCGAGGCGTCGGTGACGGTGGACGGCGAGGTCGTCGGCGCGCTCGACGAACCCGGGCTGCTCGTGCTGCTCGGTGTCCACGTGGACGACACCTCGGCCCAGGTGGACACGATGGCGCGCAAGCTTCACGAACTGCGCATCCTCCGCGACGAGGAGTCGTGCGCCACCACCGGAGCGCCACTGCTCGTGGTCAGCCAGTTCACGCTCTACGGCGAGACCCGCAAGGGCAGGCGTCCAACCTGGACCGCCGCCGCACGACCCGAACACGCTGAGCCACTCGTCGATGCCGTGGTGCAGCGACTGCGCGAGCGGGGCGCTCGGGTGGAGACCGGCCGGTTCGGCGCGATGATGTCGGTGCACAGCGTGAACGACGGCCCCTTCACGGTCCTCGTGGAGGTCTGA
- a CDS encoding sigma-70 family RNA polymerase sigma factor, which yields MSVQTLEREARGIRERSIPSPATDDVVPVPMEEQPDLDAQGPAADLVRVYLNGIGKTALLTAAQEVDLAKRIEAGVFARHMLDTSDDLSRERRAELAMIVRDGEQAKTHLLQANLRLVVSLAKRYTGRGMPLLDLIQEGNLGLIRAVEKFDYAKGFKFSTYATWWIRQAITRGMADQGRTIRLPVHLVEQVNKLARIKRDLHQRLGREATNEELAAESGIAESKVASLLDHARDPVSLDMPVGTEEDAPLGDFIEDSEATDAESTVISTLLSDDLRRVLATLDDREQQVIRLRYGLDDGQPRTLDQIGKHFSLSRERVRQIEREVMSKLRHGERADRLRAYAS from the coding sequence ATGTCCGTCCAGACACTCGAACGAGAGGCTCGCGGTATCCGCGAACGTAGCATTCCCTCGCCCGCCACCGACGACGTTGTGCCTGTGCCCATGGAGGAACAGCCCGACCTCGACGCGCAGGGCCCCGCCGCCGACCTGGTTCGGGTGTACCTGAACGGGATCGGCAAGACGGCACTGTTGACCGCGGCACAGGAGGTCGACCTCGCCAAGCGGATCGAGGCGGGAGTGTTCGCCCGGCACATGCTGGACACCTCCGACGACCTCTCCCGGGAGCGCAGGGCGGAACTGGCGATGATCGTGCGCGACGGCGAGCAGGCCAAGACCCACCTGTTGCAGGCGAACCTCCGGTTGGTCGTGTCGCTGGCCAAGCGTTACACCGGCCGCGGGATGCCCCTGCTGGACCTGATCCAGGAGGGCAATCTGGGCCTGATCCGTGCGGTCGAGAAGTTCGACTACGCCAAGGGCTTCAAGTTCTCGACGTACGCGACGTGGTGGATCCGCCAGGCCATCACCCGCGGCATGGCCGACCAGGGCCGCACCATCCGCCTTCCCGTGCACCTCGTGGAGCAGGTCAACAAGCTGGCACGCATCAAGCGCGACCTGCACCAGCGCCTCGGCCGCGAGGCCACCAACGAGGAGCTGGCCGCCGAGTCCGGCATCGCGGAGAGCAAGGTGGCGAGCCTGCTCGACCACGCCCGCGACCCGGTGAGTCTCGACATGCCGGTGGGCACCGAGGAGGACGCCCCGCTGGGCGACTTCATCGAGGACTCCGAGGCCACGGACGCGGAGAGCACGGTGATCTCCACGCTGCTGTCCGACGACCTGCGCCGCGTTCTCGCGACGCTCGACGACCGGGAGCAGCAGGTGATCCGCCTCCGATACGGCCTTGACGACGGTCAGCCGCGCACGTTGGACCAGATCGGCAAGCACTTCAGCCTGTCCCGCGAGCGGGTGCGCCAGATCGAGCGCGAGGTCATGTCCAAGCTCCGCCACGGCGAGCGGGCGGACCGGCTGCGGGCCTACGCGAGCTGA
- a CDS encoding fumarate hydratase: MTVTTPGPGSSPARTTREFNHTDLLPLGEDTTTEYRLVTTEGVQVVEAAGRRFLEIAPEALTLLARTAITDIQHLLRSSHLAQLRAIVDDPEASGNDRFVAMDLLRNAAISAGGVLPMCQDTGTAIVMGKRAEGVLTGGDDERALSKGIFEAYQELNLRYSQMAPINFWEERNTGTNLPAQIELFHKDGARDADPSYEFLFMAKGGGSANKTFLYQETKAVLNPKRLARFLDEKLRSLGTAACPPYHLAIVVGGTSAEHNLKVAKLASARYLDELPREGSELGHGFRDVELEQQVLEMTRQFGIGAQFGGKYFCHDVRVIRLPRHGASCPVGIAVSCSADRQAKAKITPEGVFIEQLERDPARFLPDVTDDQLSDEVVQVDLNRPMSEIREQLSSLSVKTRLSLTGPLVVARDIAHAKIAERLEAGEEMPQYLRDHPVYYAGPAKTPDGYASGSFGPTTAGRMDSYVAQFQAAGGSLVMLAKGNRSKQVTESCRAHGGFYLGSIGGPAARLAQDCIKKVEVLEYPELGMEAVWRIEVEDFPAFIVIDDKGNDFFADTSEPVLQISFRS; the protein is encoded by the coding sequence GTGACTGTGACCACTCCCGGGCCGGGGTCGTCCCCGGCCCGCACCACACGCGAGTTCAACCACACCGACCTTCTCCCGCTCGGTGAGGACACCACCACCGAGTACCGGCTCGTGACGACCGAGGGTGTGCAGGTCGTGGAGGCCGCGGGGCGGCGGTTCCTCGAGATCGCACCCGAAGCGCTGACCCTGCTCGCCCGCACGGCGATCACCGACATCCAGCACCTGCTGCGGTCGTCGCACCTCGCGCAGCTGCGCGCGATCGTGGACGACCCCGAGGCGAGCGGCAACGACCGGTTCGTGGCGATGGACCTGCTGCGCAACGCCGCCATCTCGGCGGGCGGTGTGCTGCCGATGTGCCAGGACACGGGAACGGCGATCGTCATGGGCAAGCGCGCCGAGGGCGTGCTCACCGGGGGTGACGACGAGCGGGCGCTGTCGAAGGGCATCTTCGAGGCGTACCAGGAGCTGAACCTGCGCTACTCGCAGATGGCGCCGATCAACTTCTGGGAGGAGCGCAACACGGGCACGAACCTGCCCGCGCAGATCGAGCTGTTCCACAAGGACGGTGCGCGCGACGCCGACCCGTCGTACGAGTTCCTGTTCATGGCCAAGGGCGGCGGCAGCGCGAACAAGACCTTCCTCTACCAGGAGACCAAGGCCGTGCTGAACCCGAAGCGGCTCGCGCGGTTCCTGGACGAGAAGCTGCGCAGCCTCGGCACGGCGGCCTGCCCGCCCTACCATCTGGCGATCGTCGTCGGCGGCACGTCCGCGGAACACAACCTCAAGGTCGCGAAGCTCGCGTCGGCGCGCTACCTCGACGAGTTGCCCCGCGAGGGTTCCGAGCTCGGCCACGGCTTCCGCGACGTCGAGCTGGAGCAGCAGGTGCTGGAGATGACGCGCCAGTTCGGCATCGGGGCCCAGTTCGGGGGCAAGTACTTCTGCCACGACGTCCGCGTGATCCGCTTGCCCCGCCACGGCGCCTCGTGCCCCGTGGGCATCGCCGTGTCGTGCTCGGCCGACCGCCAGGCCAAGGCGAAGATCACGCCCGAGGGCGTGTTCATCGAGCAGCTGGAACGGGACCCGGCCCGGTTCCTGCCCGACGTCACCGACGACCAGCTGTCGGACGAGGTCGTCCAGGTCGACCTCAACCGGCCGATGTCGGAGATCCGCGAGCAGCTGTCGAGCCTGTCGGTGAAGACCCGGCTGAGCCTGACCGGCCCGCTCGTGGTGGCCCGCGACATCGCACACGCGAAGATCGCGGAGCGGTTGGAGGCCGGTGAGGAGATGCCGCAGTACCTTCGCGACCACCCGGTGTACTACGCCGGTCCCGCGAAGACGCCGGACGGCTACGCCTCGGGGTCCTTCGGTCCGACCACGGCGGGCCGGATGGACTCCTACGTGGCCCAGTTCCAGGCCGCGGGCGGGTCTCTCGTGATGCTGGCCAAGGGCAACCGTTCGAAGCAGGTCACCGAGTCGTGCCGCGCGCACGGCGGCTTCTACCTCGGATCGATCGGCGGTCCCGCGGCGCGGCTCGCGCAGGACTGCATCAAGAAGGTCGAGGTCCTGGAGTACCCGGAGCTCGGCATGGAAGCGGTGTGGCGCATCGAGGTCGAGGACTTCCCCGCCTTCATCGTGATCGACGACAAGGGCAACGACTTCTTCGCCGACACCTCGGAGCCGGTGCTCCAGATCTCGTTCCGCTCGTGA
- a CDS encoding APC family permease — MPSAPRLRRTLDTGDAVLVGLGSMIGAGVFTALAPAASAAGTGVLLALALAALVAYCNATASARLAIRYPDAGGTYVYGRERLGAFWGYLAGWGFVVGKVASCAAMALTVVTYAAPQLPQPWRGLVAAGVVAVLTGVNYAGVRKSALATRLLVAFSLLVLGFVVLAVVVGGDVSAARVSATTAADPWGVVEAAGLLFFAFAGYARIATLGEEVRDPRRTIPRAIRTALAIVLAVYLVLTLAMLAQLGAASLASQPDPLAHAVETTSWAALAPVVRVGAVVAACGALLTLLLGVSRTVLAMSRDGHLPRTLSTVHPRHRVPRHAELVVGAVVAVLATTADLRGVIGFSSFAVLVYYAIANVSAWTLGAGRLLPVVGLLGCVVLAVALPWTSVLSGVAVLAVGAAVYGCRTVLSRRR, encoded by the coding sequence ATGCCTTCTGCCCCGCGCCTGCGTCGCACGCTCGACACGGGCGACGCCGTCCTCGTCGGTCTGGGCTCGATGATCGGAGCGGGCGTGTTCACCGCGCTCGCCCCGGCCGCGAGCGCGGCCGGGACGGGTGTGCTGCTCGCGCTCGCGCTCGCGGCGCTCGTCGCGTACTGCAATGCGACGGCCTCGGCCCGGCTCGCCATCCGCTACCCCGACGCCGGGGGCACGTACGTGTACGGGCGGGAACGTCTGGGAGCGTTCTGGGGGTATCTCGCCGGCTGGGGGTTCGTGGTCGGCAAGGTCGCGAGCTGCGCGGCGATGGCCCTGACCGTGGTCACCTACGCGGCCCCGCAGCTTCCCCAGCCGTGGCGGGGCCTGGTCGCGGCCGGCGTGGTGGCGGTGCTCACCGGTGTCAACTACGCGGGCGTCCGCAAGTCCGCGCTCGCGACTCGGCTGCTCGTGGCGTTCAGCCTGCTGGTGCTGGGTTTCGTCGTCCTCGCCGTGGTGGTGGGTGGTGACGTCTCCGCCGCCCGCGTGTCCGCCACGACAGCAGCCGACCCGTGGGGAGTGGTGGAAGCGGCGGGGCTGCTGTTCTTCGCCTTCGCGGGGTATGCCCGCATCGCGACGCTCGGCGAGGAGGTGCGGGACCCGAGGCGGACCATTCCCCGAGCCATCCGGACGGCACTCGCGATCGTGCTCGCGGTCTATCTCGTGCTGACGCTGGCGATGCTCGCCCAACTCGGTGCGGCGTCGCTGGCGTCGCAGCCGGACCCGCTCGCCCACGCCGTGGAGACGACGTCCTGGGCCGCGCTCGCTCCAGTGGTGCGGGTCGGGGCGGTGGTCGCCGCGTGCGGGGCGCTGCTCACGTTGCTGCTGGGTGTGTCCCGCACCGTGCTCGCGATGAGCCGGGACGGTCATCTGCCCCGCACTCTGTCCACAGTGCATCCGCGTCACCGCGTTCCCCGCCACGCCGAGCTGGTCGTCGGGGCGGTGGTCGCCGTCCTCGCCACGACCGCGGACCTGCGCGGTGTCATCGGGTTCTCGTCGTTCGCGGTGCTGGTGTACTACGCGATCGCCAACGTGAGCGCCTGGACTCTGGGGGCCGGGCGGCTTCTGCCGGTCGTCGGGCTGCTCGGGTGCGTGGTGCTGGCGGTCGCGCTGCCGTGGACCTCGGTCCTGAGCGGCGTCGCGGTGCTGGCGGTCGGCGCCGCGGTGTACGGCTGCCGGACGGTGCTCTCCCGGCGGCGGTGA
- a CDS encoding WGxxGxxG family protein — translation MRTVTGGRVVAAVCVSVALVGAPVASAVQSAQSEPAVPTASVGHTVHAQESNTDEPPWGLLGLVGLLGLAGLVRRRRKPVVADPLAAYPVMREAARRDPAPSPRGATAVRVAQRLGRPATTTGRSDESAVTTNSTSAARPARPRASTPPAIPAQNRGGHEQVPYTPRPKPAQPTAYLPAVSSSPTSVTRDGSIRLSPAPPLHAGRLSRANRDVPEPPRAPGDASAEPQWPRRDYD, via the coding sequence ATGCGAACAGTGACCGGTGGTCGAGTGGTGGCGGCGGTCTGCGTCTCGGTGGCGCTCGTCGGGGCACCGGTCGCGTCCGCGGTGCAGTCGGCACAGTCCGAGCCCGCCGTGCCGACCGCCTCGGTCGGCCACACGGTGCACGCCCAGGAGTCGAACACCGACGAGCCGCCGTGGGGCCTTCTGGGGCTCGTGGGGCTGCTCGGCCTCGCCGGCCTCGTCCGCAGACGGCGCAAGCCCGTCGTGGCCGACCCGCTGGCGGCCTACCCGGTGATGCGGGAGGCGGCCCGCCGCGATCCCGCGCCCTCGCCGCGCGGCGCGACCGCCGTGCGGGTGGCGCAGCGGCTCGGGCGACCGGCGACGACCACCGGACGAAGCGACGAGTCGGCGGTCACCACGAACAGCACGAGCGCCGCACGGCCAGCACGACCGCGCGCGAGTACGCCTCCGGCGATCCCGGCCCAGAACCGTGGCGGCCACGAGCAGGTCCCGTACACGCCCCGCCCGAAGCCTGCCCAGCCCACGGCCTACCTGCCCGCGGTGTCGTCGTCGCCCACCAGCGTCACCAGGGACGGCAGCATCCGACTCTCTCCCGCACCGCCGCTGCACGCCGGCCGCCTCAGCCGAGCGAACCGGGACGTCCCCGAGCCTCCCCGCGCGCCCGGTGACGCGTCGGCCGAGCCGCAGTGGCCGCGCCGCGACTATGACTGA